The Phoenix dactylifera cultivar Barhee BC4 chromosome 15, palm_55x_up_171113_PBpolish2nd_filt_p, whole genome shotgun sequence genome contains a region encoding:
- the LOC103707904 gene encoding uncharacterized protein LOC103707904, with protein MDKISPDCPYPGCFFCVMKEGNPNKRRTSILKFFRELPSQDDDGQVLPISGLWNTAMAHPNDPEFVNLGIFECMGALIWKGLKNRRWLTHDQNIYIPYYAAHIIGSYTMNMEEFAETAVHAGVIPPLVELLRGRLTWVEQRVAVRALGHLATYPSTFPAVASHGEVLELAIQLASSSLEIVYSHFYQFMDRRLSYHCDLLTRGMGGVEMESRKAEEWASQLQCWSLQLINCFAFKPEFLPDICKPEFLMKLPGMWGGLVNENSPAGIGLLRTICQHKLGRSSVANCPGIIDALCNIACSSDDWQYMAIDCLVWLLQDPSTCHKVIDKAAPALIDLAEISTLGDHKRLGDNIVSVLQECIQSHGTARNFISSHTKEQIDELLSSRQRLTWEKNMPKEDLHIKQAAALVVKLEGNSLFSSGNIAGAASKYSEALALCPMKSKKERVVLYSNRAQCYLLLQQPLAAISDATRALCLHNPPNRHAKSLWRRAQAYDMLALAKESLLDAILFINECSQSNDPDLSLRQNKVPDYAERLVKKQMRAAWLFREAAIKHGGVHCEGDTGDVFGQEADDSEWETASESDIGDDGRGEADDDESEWKNADYRKDIYNKAATKDTSHGYNVLLVEDDT; from the exons ATGGATAAGATATCACCTGACTGTCCTTACCCAGGATGCTTCTTCTGTGTCATGAAGGAGGGAAATCCAAATAAAAGAAGAACAAGTATACTGAAGTTCTTTAGAGAGCTTCCTTCTCAAGATGATGATGGCCAGGTTCTCCCTATCAGTGGCCTTTGGAACACTGCCATGGCGCATCCAAATGATCCTGAATTTGTTAACTTGGGAATATTTGAATGCATGGGTGCATTGATATGGAAGGGCTTAAAGAACAGGCGTTGGCTTACACATGACCAGAACATATACATCCCCTATTATGCAGCTCATATAATTGGATCTTACACCATGAATATGGAAGAGTTTGCAGAAACTGCGGTGCATGCTGGAGTTATTCCTCCCTTAGTTGAACTTTTACGAGGTAGGCTGACCTGGGTGGAACAAAGGGTAGCAGTTAGGGCCCTGGGACACTTGGCTACATATCCTAGTACATTTCCTGCGGTGGCAAGTCATGGAGAAGTCCTTGAGCTTGCCATTCAGCTGGCGTCAAGTTCTCTAGAGATTGTCTACTCTCACTTTTACCAGTTCATGGATAGGAGACTAAGCTATCACTGCGATCTACTTACACGGGGGATGGGTGGTGTGGAAATGGAGTCCAGGAAAGCAGAGGAATGGGCCAGTCAGTTACAGTGCTGGTCTCTTCAGCTAATTAATTGCTTCGCTTTCAAGCCTGAGTTTCTCCCTGATATATGCAAGCCAGAATTTTTAATGAAATTACCAGGCATGTGGGGTGGGCTTGTCAATGAGAACTCGCCAGCTGGTATTGGTTTACTGCGAACAATTTGCCAACACAAGCTTGGGAGGAGTTCTGTTGCTAACTGTCCTGGTATCATCGATGCACTATGTAATATTGCTTGTTCATCAGATGACTGGCAGTACATGGCTATTGATTGTCTTGTTTGGTTACTTCAAGATCCAAGTACTTGCCATAAG GTGATAGATAAGGCAGCCCCAGCACTTATAGATTTAGCAGAAATTTCAACTCTTGGTGATCATAAAAGACTTGGGGACAATATTGTTAGCGTCCTTCAAGAATGTATACAGTCACATGGGACAGCACGCAATTTTATCAGCAGCCATACGAAAGAACAAATTGACGAGCTTTTGAGTTCCAGGCAGAGATTAACATGGGAGAAGAATATGCCAAAGGAGGATCTGCATATAAAGCAGGCAGCAGCACTGGTTGTTAAGCTGGAAGgaaattctttattttcttcagGAAATATTGCAGGAGCTGCATCAAAGTACTCTGAAGCGCTGGCATTGTGTCCCATGAagtcaaaaaaagagagagttgtGTTGTACAGCAACAGGGCTCAGTGTTATCTTCTCTTGCAGCAGCCATTGGCAGCCATTAGCGATGCTACACGTGCATTGTGCCTTCATAACCCTCCTAATCGTCATGCCAAAAGCCTGTGGAGAAGAGCCCAAGCATATGATATGCTTGCTTTAGCTAAGGAGAGCTTGTTAGATGCCATTCTTTTCATTAATGAGTGTTCTCAGTCAAATGATCCCGACCTTTCTTTGAGACAAAACAAAGTTCCTGATTATGCTGAAAGGTTAGTCAAGAAGCAGATGCGTGCTGCATGGCTATTCAGAGAAGCAGCTATAAAGCATGGGGGAGTTCATTGTGAGGGTGATACTGGAGATGTATTTGGCCAAGAGGCTGATGACTCTGAGTGGGAGACAGCTAGCGAAAGTGATATTGGAGATGATGGAAGAGGAGAAGCAGATGATGATGAGAGTGAATGGAAAAATGCTGACTACCGGAAAGATATATATAACAAGGCTGCTACAAAAG ATACGAGTCATGGATATAATGTGCTGCTTGTGGAAGATGATACATGA
- the LOC103707903 gene encoding uncharacterized protein LOC103707903 produces MSHSLECELKVGRLANFDLDLPGNLFVRYYIFPGNGRRIRVDTQEIRSTGNPRWNELASFECWGASDPIGELLEHQSIVFELRWRRTMPVLGRFTGSKLLGRGKLAWKDVLGTSDASLERWVSFVTTSRGLNGLKSPTLFIEMKVNVVNVKYKGRVGHLMSLKDCGCKHCDWIGSEEDMFQAATIVDGW; encoded by the coding sequence ATGTCTCATTCCCTCGAGTGTGAGCTGAAAGTTGGTAGACTAGCAAATTTTGATCTTGACCTCCCCGGAAACCTCTTTGTTCGGTACTATATATTTCCCGGCAATGGGAGAAGGATTCGCGTGGACACCCAAGAGATCCGATCCACGGGCAACCCTCGTTGGAACGAGCTTGCATCATTCGAGTGTTGGGGTGCCTCGGACCCCATTGGAGAGCTACTCGAGCACCAAAGTATTGTGTTCGAGCTGCGATGGAGAAGAACCATGCCAGTTCTTGGAAGGTTCACAGGATCTAAGCTCTTGGGAAGAGGAAAGCTTGCATGGAAGGACGTGTTGGGCACCAGCGACGCGTCGTTGGAGAGATGGGTCAGCTTTGTTACAACAAGTCGAGGATTAAACGGGCTCAAATCGCCCACTTTGTTCATAGAGATGAAGGTTAATGTTGTGAATGTGAAGTACAAGGGGAGGGTTGGCCACTTGATGAGTTTGAAGGACTGTGGTTGTAAGCACTGTGACTGGATTGGAAGTGAGGAGGATATGTTTCAAGCTGCAACGATAGTTGATGGATGGTGA
- the LOC103707905 gene encoding uncharacterized methyltransferase At1g78140, chloroplastic-like, which yields MAEPLLLDGIPNSPPAVEANPEDLIPDTKVGTGLNIFACPVCYHSFIDQSDSSLSITSPAGSCFECHACKKAYLNNGIYLDLTIAGGLREYDQTLPFLTKFFRGALISYLYERGWRQSFRWGGFPGPERELEMAKYYLRPAKGGTIVDASCGSGLFSRLFAKSGIYSLVVALDFSENMLQHCNKFIKQEGISKKNLILVRADICRLPFVSSSIDAVHAGAALHCWSSPSAAVAEISRILRPGGVFVATTFIFDVIPIAVPVLRMLRKFYIGNSSNYIFLSEGELKDLCEACGLVGVTCIRHRLFVMISAIKPN from the exons ATGGCGGAGCCCCTGCTTTTGGATGGGATTCCAAACTCTCCTCCGGCCGTCGAAGCCAATCCGGAA GATCTTATTCCAGACACAAAAGTGGGCACTGGCCTAAATATTTTCGCCTGTCCTGTTTGTTATCATTCGTTCATCGATCAAAGTGATTCAAGCCTAAGCAT AACATCCCCAGCTGGGTCTTGTTTCGAATGCCATGCTTGCAAGAAAGCCTACCTCAACAACGGAATATATCTTGATCTCACAATAGCCGGTGGCTTAAGGGAGTATGATCAAACTttaccattcttgacaaaattCTTTAG GGGCGCATTGATCTCATATCTTTATGAGAGAGGATGGCGACAAAGTTTTAGATGGGGTGGTTTCCCTGGCCCAGAAAGAGAG CTTGAAATGGCTAAATATTACCTGAGACCTGCAAAAGGAGGAACTATTGTTGATGCAAGTTGTGGAAGTGGCTTATTTTCAAGGCTATTTGCCAAGAGTGGAATATATTCTCTTGTTGTTGCTTTAGACTTCTCAGAGAATATGCTGCAGCACTGCAATAAATTTATTAAGCAGGAGGGAATTTCTAAAAA AAACTTGATCTTGGTCAGGGCTGACATCTGTAGACTTCCATTTGTTTCAAGTTCCATTGATGCTGTGCATGCTGGTGCCGCACTACATTGTTGGTCTTCGCCATCTGCTGCT GTCGCAGAAATAAGTCGAATACTCCGCCCTGGAGGTGTATTTGTCGCCACAACATTCATTTTTGATGTCATTCCCATTGCTGTTCCAGTCTTGAGGATGCTACGCAAG TTTTACATTGGAAACTCAAGCAACTATATTTTTCTGTCAGAAGGTGAACTCAAAGATCTTTGCGAAGCATGCGGCCTAGTAGGTGTTACATGCATCAGGCACCGTCTCTTTGTTATGATCTCTGCCATCAAACCAAACTAA
- the LOC120113334 gene encoding uncharacterized protein LOC120113334 — protein sequence MALAHTRWLIGDGRSIDVTEDSWVDALPLRLWPTMFSGSGAEGLRVSDLLRPGAAEWDGDRLDQLFGEHLAERVRALPIPVSAGPDVRVWSTTCRASVGVGDVSRVIQRESVPGLDCGWVWRFGLHQRAALFLWKVAWECLPTCSVLSRRGVGLSPLCPDCGEDESVDHVLFQCDRARDAWRLTGIPEDAWSRRDCFLERVQRWASTPLRRRMAIQAACTAYQIWLARNARVFGEGRPSPRFVMERASAQAAEIIHVDLAHRPLIARDTWGPHSASAASHRVFFTWEPPPPSFLKVNFDGSVLDGGRRGGAGFVIRGPSSGVVVAGGCQIFDTSVPGAELRAAWMGMCYVRRVLQATSVLLEGDSATVISWVRKGSCSYGGVHPLIHDIWDMAREVSFQAMHVYREANGAADWVAAYVASHSGSTLWSGEFEVSHVPFLVEFSELMDETSSKYS from the exons ATGGCTTTGGCTCATACTAGATGGTTGATCGGCGATGGACGGAGTATTGATGTGACTGAGGACTCATGGGTGGATGCGCTCCCATTGAGATTATGGCCGACGATGTTTAGTGGATCGGGGGCAGAGGGACTCCGGGTTTCTGACCTTCTCAGGCCGGGGGCGGCAGAGTGGGATGGTGACAGACTTGACCAGCTGTTTGGAGAGCATTTGGCAGAGCGGGTTCGGGCACTTCCCATTCCGGTGTCTGCAGGTCCGGATGTCAGGGTCTGGAGCACTACTTGCAGAGCGAGTGTCGGGGTTGGTGATGTTTCTCGAGTTATTCAGCGGGAGTCTGTGCCAGGCCTAGATTGTGGCTGGGTGTGGAGGTTTGGGCTACACCAGAGGGCTGCTCttttcctctggaaggtggcttgggagTGTTTGCCGACGTGTTCAGTGCTGAGCAGACGAGGAGTGGGCCTCTCTCCTCTATGTCCGGATTGTGGGGAGGACGAGTCGGTGGATCATGTCCTATTCCAGTGCGATCGGGCGCGGGATGCTTGGAGGCTGACTGGGATTCCGGAGGATGCGTGGAGTCGGAGGGACTGTTTTTTGGAGAGGGTCCAGCGATGGGCGAGCACCCCTCTGAGGCGCAGGATGGCTATTCAGGCAGCTTGTACAGCTTATCAGATATGGCTGGCCAGGAATGCCCGTGTTTTTGGCGAGGGTAGGCCTTCACCGCGTTTTGTGATGGAGCGGGCCAGTGCTCAGGCAGCAGAGATTATACATGTAGACTTAGCCCatagacctttgatagctcgagACACCTGGGGCCCCCATTCTGCTTCGGCAGCTTCACATAGGGTATTTTTTACCTGGGAGcctccacccccgagtttcctcaaggtcaattttgatggctcagtCTTGGATGGAGGTAGGAGAGGAGGGGCTGGTTTTGTTATCAGGGGACCGAGCTCTGGTGTGGTGGTGGCAGGGGGCTGTCAGATTTTTGACACTTCGGTTCCTGGGGCAGAGCTGCGGGCAGCCTGGATGGGTATGTGCTATGTGCGGCGTGTGCTTCAGGCGACTTCTGTCCTGTTAGAGGGAGATTCTGCTACTGTGATCAGCTGGGTCCGAAAAGGCTCGTGCAGCTATGGGGGAGTTCACCCTCTGATCCATGACATTTGGGATATGGCGAGGGAGGTTAGTTTCCAGGCCATGCATGTATATCGCgaggccaatggggcagccgactgggtggcggcaTATGTTGCGAGCCACTCAGGAAGCACCCTATGGTCAGGCGAGT TTGAGGTTTCCCATGTGCCCTTCCTTGTTGAGTTTtctgaattaatggatgagacTTCATCCAAATATTCTTAA
- the LOC103707901 gene encoding uncharacterized protein LOC103707901 translates to MERSVPVRKPHTSTADLLTWSETPPSESPAAESATPARRTHKPAGGISPVMFGAQLSEEEAASVNKRKPCSGSKLREITGSGIFAAGEENGASESDASASNPNKTGVRMYQQAVSAMSQISFRADESVSPKKPTTLTEVAKQRELSGTLDSELEAKTKKQTSDAKCKELSGHDIFGPPPEVPPRPLAARNLELRGNLDFGLPQPRNIHTSVKVSNPAGGPSNIMFSEEPVIKTARKIHNQKFQELTGNDIFKEEAQPGSAEKPLSMAKLREISGSDIFADGKSASREYYGGVRKPPGGESSIALV, encoded by the exons ATGGAGAGGAGCGTACCAGTGAGGAAGCCCCACACCTCGACGGCGGATTTGCTCACCTGGTCGGAGACCCCTCCCTCGGAATCGCCGGCCGCCGAGTCCGCTACCCCCGCCCGCCGTACCCACAAG CCGGCGGGAGGGATCAGCCCGGTTATGTTCGGAGCCCAGTTGAGCGAGGAGGAGGCCGCGAGCGTGAACAAGAG GAAACCTTGCTCTGGCTCAAAATTGAGAGAGATAACTGGTAGTGGTATCTTTGCAGCTGGCGAGGAAAATGGTGCATCTGAATCTGATGCTTCTGCCTCAAATCCTAATAAAACAGGTGTACGAATGTATCAG CAAGCAGTTAGCGCAATGAGCCAAATCTCATTCCGTGCTGATGAGAGTGTCTCTCCAAAGAAGCCCACCACACTTACGGAGGTAGCAAAGCAGCGAGAGCTAAGTGGTACTTTGGATAGTGAGTTAGAGGCTAAAACTAAGAAGCAGACCTCTGACGCAAAGTGCAAAGAACTTAGTGGGCATGACATCTTTGGTCCTCCTCCCGAGGTTCCACCTAGGCCTTTAGCAGCTCGGAATTTGGAGTTGAGGGGCAATTTGGACTTCGGGTTACCCCAGCCACGAAACATACATACATCTGTGAAAGTATCCAAT CCGGCTGGGGGTCCAAgcaatatcatgtttagtgagGAGCCTGTGATCAAGACAGCAAGGAAAATCCACAACCAGAAATTTCAAGAGCTTACAGGTAATGACATTTTCAAAGAAGAAGCACAGCCTGGATCTGCTGAGAAGCCCCTGAGCATGGCAAAGCTGAGGGAAATTAGCGGCAGTGATATATTTGCTGATGGGAAGTCTGCTTCCAGGGAATACTATGGCGGTGTCCGTAAGCCCCCTGGCGGTGAGAGCAGCATCGCACTGGTTTAA